In Sesamum indicum cultivar Zhongzhi No. 13 linkage group LG1, S_indicum_v1.0, whole genome shotgun sequence, the sequence TATTTCAACTCCAGTGGCTTCGTTCTGCAAAATTTCTTGGCACAACTGAGATAGATTGCGACCAAGCAAGCCAAAATTAAGACAAGCCGCAACAATCCCTGCTGCAAGATCTGCTTGGTGATTAATGGAGCCCAACCACATATTCGAGAAGTCAATCGATCTGTGCAACTCCTCCAGACTGATGCGGCCCGACCTTTTCCATAAACTTAGGAGGTATTCATCTCCTAGGTTACACAATCCCATAAGCCATGTTGCCAATTGCAACATCTCAGAGTAGGAAAGAACAGGAAATATTTTAGCATTCCACAAACACTTATCTTTGCTTTCTTTATGGCCCCACAGATCAGCATCATGAATTCCTAAATCACCTAGAACCTTCTTCCACGGTTTCCCACAGAAGGTCCCATCCTTTGAAACTGAATTTTTTGGATTGTCATGGAGACCACAGTATACTATAACTCTCTCTTTGCATCCTACCAAGGGAACCTCCCAAAGACAATGGCGATCGGGAAGCATGAACCTGAATGAATTTCTAGCCACGGTATTATGGACTTCAGGCACATTTACACCAACAACTATTGACTGAGAACCAATCTGGACACCAGTTGAAATGCAGGAATCATATACAAGTGATTCCTCACCAATAGAAACACCAGGAGCTATTTTGCTAGAAACAATCATAGCTGAGGCAGCAATGTCAGACACTGTGGTTGCTGGAATTGAACACAGGTGCCTCCTACCAACAAGTCCTGAACCAGTACCATTAAGGTGATCCAGAACTTCGCTTGAGGTTCCAAAGTGCAAAAATAAGAGATCATCTGCAAAATCAGACTAGAAGAAATAAGTGATGCCCATTCTGAATATTAAGCTGGCGATTATATGGAAAAACTAAAAGTGGAAATGAGGCATAATCTTAGGAATGTAAACATTATGATAACCTCAAAGTAACTCAACATACATGCACAATAGGTACAAATCTTCTGTTTTCCCAATGCTGCAACAAGTTCCTCACCCAAAAGGCGTGGCTTCAACCATTCATGCTTAGCAGGCACCCATGCTGCTACCAGATCTTCATACAAACTCATCTGCACAAGGTAGAGAATATGGACAAGGTTCAGAGAGGCTAGAGTCACCGACATATCAAGACaggaaaattttaagaattcatGTTGTGGGCAAGCAGAAAGtggatataataaataaaaagtagacAACCAAGACAGATATGACATGCctcttttttgcttttcagAAGTCCTGATATCATTCGTTGACTGGAACATGCAAGCATGACCAGATCCACCCATGCTTTACCTTTGACTGCTATAATTCCTGTGTCAAGTAATGTTCTGCCATCATCTAGAATTGCTTTGTGGTCAATGAGATCCTCTACGCTAGGTTTTTGAAGCAAATTCTCGACTAAAAAGACTGAACTATTATCATTccatgacccaaacatagatGCCACGATGACACCATGGTTGGAAGCAATATCAAGGGTTATAGGAACAGTTACAATAGAGGCCGTATCCTCTGGAAGTACCATGCTGAAGGCATCAAAACAGGGAAGAACATCCCCAGTCATGATGAACATCCCACCTGTCAATTaagaattacatttagtaACGGATCTTGCTAATGAGCAGAATGCAGAACAACCCTAGGCTAAAGCGTGATGCAAATGTAACCAACAGGTGATGGCATCACATACAATGAAGACAATCTTGATTCCTGACAACATTTACTACAGCTAACAGGACAGAACAAATAACCTTCATCCTGAAAAGCTTGTCTTGCACAAGAAGCAATTGCAAGTATATGATCAAAGAGCAAGGGAACTGGACCATCAGGGTCATCTGCTGCCATATATGGAAGTGGAAGGAAAACTTTTCCCATTGGGTTAGCCCATGGGACCCTCTTGGAGTCTCCTCCAGCATGAAGCAGTAAAATATGCTTTTTTCTGATTAATTCAACAAGTGCTAGGAGTGGAATATCATTATTTGGGCTTTCAGAGAATGAAGAAACAGAATTGCAGTTCCTTGAACCTGCCACCTGCTTATCAAAGATGATACTTCATAACAGCCAGCAATCCAGACATTCACGAACTTATTGCTAACTAAGGAATTGAATTGAGCAGCACGAACAAATAAGGCCTTGCTCAAGATGGAGAACGACTAAGGCTGAGCCATATGAATATGAGGTTTTAGGTTGAAGTCTTGATGGATCATTCTAGGATTTGAAATGATGTCTATCATGATGTAGTTTCAGTTTTAGTTCTCATTGATCCACCCCCTCACCGGCCCGGAGCTTCACACAATTTCCAAACCATGAAAAGTGACTTAAAACAAAGATGTTTAGTATcgttattaatattagttgtctcactttataaaaaatatagatgaacCTTATCTTAGCTCACTTTATAACGTAGTTTATTCCATGTGTAAGTTACAATGTTTAGAGGAAGGATTTGAAGATAATGACGTCATCattaggaaaaattacaattaatgaTTCAAATAATTGCTGAAAAGTTCagtgaaatatttgaaatcttGAATCCTAAATCCTTCGGTCTGAACAAATTCTCAATGCAAAGAAAAATTTCACCAGATCTCCTAATTTGGAATGTTCAATTAAGCTTTCAGCATTCTCCCAACTCAACTAGCAGGAAATACAGCAGTGCTCTAGTCACAACATAGACAACTTCAACCGTCAGCAAGTACGCAGTAACAGTTCTCAAAAGAAATCACAATAGTTCATCATTCTAATACATACCGGTGAATCGACCAGCGAGAGCTGGTGGAGGTGCTTGGCGAGAGCGGAAATGGCATTGAGAGTGGCAGCTCCAGAGCCGATGCGCTGACCGTTAGGGTCAGGAACAGCCAGAGTAATAGTGGAGGAGGCAATGTGGCCCATGCGCTTGGCGCGATTGAGCTGCCAGTTGTAGAGCTCCGCTTGCTCAGGGCTAGCCGCCGTCAATAAGATGGCGTCCCAAGTTCGTACCCGAGTCGGATCCC encodes:
- the LOC105173828 gene encoding bifunctional fucokinase/fucose pyrophosphorylase isoform X1; translated protein: MESRSRRSSVRSKADLSTSLRRAWYHLRLSVRDPTRVRTWDAILLTAASPEQAELYNWQLNRAKRMGHIASSTITLAVPDPNGQRIGSGAATLNAISALAKHLHQLSLVDSPVAGSRNCNSVSSFSESPNNDIPLLALVELIRKKHILLLHAGGDSKRVPWANPMGKVFLPLPYMAADDPDGPVPLLFDHILAIASCARQAFQDEGGMFIMTGDVLPCFDAFSMVLPEDTASIVTVPITLDIASNHGVIVASMFGSWNDNSSVFLVENLLQKPSVEDLIDHKAILDDGRTLLDTGIIAVKGKAWVDLVMLACSSQRMISGLLKSKKEMSLYEDLVAAWVPAKHEWLKPRLLGEELVAALGKQKICTYCAYDLLFLHFGTSSEVLDHLNGTGSGLVGRRHLCSIPATTVSDIAASAMIVSSKIAPGVSIGEESLVYDSCISTGVQIGSQSIVVGVNVPEVHNTVARNSFRFMLPDRHCLWEVPLVGCKERVIVYCGLHDNPKNSVSKDGTFCGKPWKKVLGDLGIHDADLWGHKESKDKCLWNAKIFPVLSYSEMLQLATWLMGLCNLGDEYLLSLWKRSGRISLEELHRSIDFSNMWLGSINHQADLAAGIVAACLNFGLLGRNLSQLCQEILQNEATGVEICKEFLSLCPNLQAQNPQILPKSRAHQVHLDLLRACCEEQMASEMEHKVWAAVANETALAVRYGFKENLFESSSQPSAMGHAASTSDDTFERSFHLRKVKVELPVRVDFVGGWSDTPPWSLERSGCVLNMAIKLGGSLPVGTIIETTKRTGLLINDDAGNELYINNISSIAPPFDSSDQFRLVKSALFVTNVINQKIFQSTGLHIKTWADVPRGSGLGTSSILSAAVVKALLQITDGDDSNENVTRLVLVLEQIMGTGGGWQDQVGGLYPGIKFTSSFPGIPLRLQVNPLLASPQLINELQQRLLVVFTGQVRLAHQVLQKVVIRYLQRDNLLISSIRRLVELAKIGREALMNCEIDEVGDVMQEAWRLHQELDPYCSNEFVDKLFAFSDPYCLGYKLVGAGGGGFALMLAKTAESAKKLRHLIAENPELDVEVYDWEIYLQK